The following DNA comes from Papaver somniferum cultivar HN1 unplaced genomic scaffold, ASM357369v1 unplaced-scaffold_128, whole genome shotgun sequence.
aacgcacaacctgtgatatttttcaattatataacaaaatataatgcggaaaataaataacacagacaccagaagttttgaaaacgaggaaaccgcaaatgtagaaaacccccgggacctagtccagattgaacgcacactgtattaagccgctacagacactagcctactacaaactaacttcggtctggactttagttgaaccccaatcaatctcacactgatccaaggtacagttgcgctccttacgtctctgatcccagcaggatactacgcacttgattctcttagatgatctcacccacaactaagagtttctacgacccaaagtcgaagaatttaataaacaaatctgtatcacacagaaaagtctacgataatagataaatctgtctcccacagaaatacctacaattttttgttccgtcttttgataaatcaaggtgaacatgaaccaattgataacccagacttatattcccgaagaacaacctagtattatcaatcacctcacaataatcttaatcgacgcggcgaaagaagatattatggaatcacaaacgatgagacgaagatgtttgtgactacttttatatcttgcctatcggagatattaatctcaagccaatcgttacgattgtactcaacacgatagaatcagcaagatcagatcacacaactacaaaaaagtagtatcgctctggctttacaatcccaattaagtcttcaagtcgttaacctaaagggtctcgagaagaaacctaaggttaaaggagaatcgactctagctaatacaactagtatcacacaggaggtgtggggattaggtttcccagttgctagagttctcccttatatagtctttcaaatcagtgtttgcaatcaatgttagcttagtaacaaagcattcaatatacatcgttagatgaaaacctgattagattcaagctaatatatttcaaccattggatcgaaaacttagcttgttatacacaaatgaaatgcacaattttaggtttgtgtaaccgtacccaaacatgtacatttgttggttcaacaatagttaaccaaatgtttagccatatgagcactttcatatcaaccatattcttcttcaccataactagttcaaatgactcaaatgaactagttagagagtttttaaattgtataaatcttatacaagtataaaagacacaattgaagcaaaaacgatttgattcactcgaatcgattcatgaactttatagccacggtttgcaaattgcattccttagttaatataaatataagttcacaaataatcgtctttagatataaccaactcaagtacgcggacttagttcgcagactgggttcgcggactgagttctcagctcttgttccggttttcctgttcaacaaagtacgcatactttggttcaaggaataaggacttatacatatatgttatcacacaatgcttatatccaacattggttatataatctaaactctcatttcaatcattgaaacattcttagaggacgttatatagttgttattcacaaaccatttttcgtcaaagtgattgaaacataacatgactttcgtcactaggtaaagatgaacttgtccaaagagaaagcttaccaacacgtatttcgataaatagataagcgagataaactcggctcgaaatagcaaatgtgtataatcaaagtctatatagcaaaacgacttttgtctcatgataggagatatagtagatagactttccgTTTCATGAGTTACCTCGGCCATCCCAAACACTTCCAAAGCCGCcaatgctcgaaatccaatcaccatggaaggtatgGAAAAATATCAGAAGACGTTGTCGCAAATCAAGCTGATATTGTCAAGCTGCAAAATGAAACATTTTGTCTCTTAAAAAGTATGGCAAACCGGATGTAACAAGAGCCAGCAAACATTCGCTCAGAGAACGCCACCAATTTCAGAGATGGCAcgaaaaatgttgaatccttgtctgaggTTTGTGCCTCCGCCAACGACGATGCAAACAGAGCATGTGGACGTATCGAACGAGAGAAAAAGGGAAtgaccaacaccaatgtaccgtcCACAAGTGCAGACAACAtatcccatggcgttacatcctctagaATCAACACCAGCGGCACCAGAAGCATACGCCTCCTATTACCAGATCCAGAGCCgtcgctactcctaatatttcttcgagcatgacgcctccaatcatcatcAGGATGCCACCACTTCTTCgccaggacgagagactggaggagccagaggaaaacaacctcccattaccattatcgatttaatggagagacaagaagttcttgccaaaactcagacggacatggccacaactcagaaggagcgAAGCAACGAACATCtgaatgattatgtcaagggattcagaattcgggcgtagatttccatgatccaaatgtgattGAACATCAAtcggtggagttgtgcattaatgctttctagcgactctgttcacaaaaccgtgtaatctatgatggagcatgtgtgtgagattctctatttctccGAGACGCGacgccgagatatattttcagcCCTTAATCATATTGCGTCAGGCAGGCCATTGTCTTCAATAGGAGAAGCTACCCCGAAATCCCAGTCTCTCTTGGAAGGCACGGCTGGtaaatgtaactggggactcctaaccactactCACCTGAAAGGTCTCGAGTTTGAAAGTGCACTTATTGACGCGGCCTCCCacttcaacattgcaccatcaagaCTCTAAGAGTTGCAGgggggaaaatcaaacagaagaagcgcattctttcccatgaggagaaacacGACTTGCCAACCATCACTATTTGTGTGTTGTCTTCTcatctgccatatcgtatcaactcgtttttcgaagtcaaggtttaatggcgccctcactggagttctcttcAGGATccgctccgctttaacgttcGCTCCAGGGTTAAGGTTTATTACGACAATTCCTAGGGGAATCAACAAACTCATtgttttgttgagccacgtggatgaacaaactgcaTTCTCCATTATGGAAACaaggcaaaatgaacaaatctgataTTTTAGGGTCCGACTAGTGATTTTATTTATAAACTAATAAGATTTGGGTCTCACTAATGATTTTATTTATGTAAAATAATAAGAGTTGGGTCTCACGGAATATTTAACtcataaaacaaataataaaaataaatcataaaTATATTAACCGGGTTTTGGAGAGAGAAGAGCAAGGGGCGTTTTTGCTTCACACTCCAGCGATCTTTTTTCCAAGCTCGCCCGATGCTACATCAAGCGCGCGCCGGATGGTCCAACTCATTGTTCAAATCAACAGATTTGTTGATTTGCATCcaattttcatgtttgttgagtccataatggGAGCAAAATTAACAGACTTGGAGTGGTACTCTCTTGTCCAACAAAACGGAATTGGTACCGGTGGGTTGTGGGTACATCAAGGGCTGTCGTAAGCCATACGGTACCACATATTCACTTTAGATGTTAGCATCAACCTCATCATAGAACATTCTCAAAAAGAATATGCAAAAAGCACGGCATAGTGAATATGAAACAGGAACAAGAATGCAGAAATCCATGtttttaataagaaaataaagttgtaatttccatcaaacaaaaacatcaaaccaCCATGCACTCTACTGCCAACAGAGGCAACAAAGCTTGGTGGAACTTGAATTTCATAAGCTCTGATAAGATGGAAGCTTCTGAAAAAACTGCCGTCTATCAAAACAGTGAGTAAAATGCAGCAGTACATTAAGAGAAAAATACAACCTCAGTATACATTTACAAACGATGGAAAAAAGCTAATTGAGTTCAAAACCAAAGAGAAATGGGACCATCAGATAAAAAaacttattattttttgtatacaATCCGCAGCTATTACTTTTAAGGCAAGTAACAGTAATTGATCATAGTTAGGGGTTTCGTCAATCAACTAGTCCTACTActgctactactactactacttctaCTACTTGGGATTTGTCAATCCTTGCTCTCAATCTGAATCTGAGTTATtgatctctttcttcttcttagcTAACTCGCATCAACCATGTCTACGTCATCAGTCATGTCTGAAGCTTCAGTGTCAACACTAGCATGAGCACTTTCCAAAGCATTTTCAGCGTCAGCCCTGGCTCGAGCTATTAGCAGTCCAACTTCACCATCTGCACTTTGTTTATAATGAATCCAGGCATGAGGGACGAGATTGTCACGAAAAGCTGACCCAACGTCATATTCGAGCTCCATCTTGTTCACTTCGGTGTCACTATCCTCTGCTGTGGCTTCTCCCTTGTTCTAGAGGAGTgagattttggtattttttctATCGTCTTTACTGTCAAATTCTTACCCTCTTTCCAACGGATCTCTGTCGCTGTTGCATCTTTTAAAACGTGCGCTACACCATCAGCCATGTTATACTTCTTTTTCAGAGTAGTATCCTCGAAAAAAGGATTGGGAGAAAAGTAGAATTCTAGCTCGAAACAGTTGGTAGTCTTGATGCATCTAACATCTTGAAGATGTAACAAAGCTTTCTTGTCGCGTTCTGTGATCTGAATGACGagaaaaaaatttaaaccaaaaatCTAAATGATTTGTTGCAAAGCTAGTATAGAAGTAGAATATTATCACACCACTTACATAATCTGCAAGAAAATCCTCTCCCCACATGGCATCCATCCAGAAATCAGGAACTTGTTTAATATATTCATCTCTCTGTTAAATTCAAGAAACGCCCTAATTAGATATGGAAATGAAGTGTGAGAAGAAAACCCAGGTTGAAAGAGTCCTTTTAATCCTATTCCAACAAAATGTCATTTTAAAGGTACCACAACGACGTAATTTACTTAAACACTGGTTATCGCACTATTCTTCTTCCTCAATGGTTGAAAGCAAGAGACAACCTACTGTGCATAGAGCAGGAGTCCAAGATCCTAGTAATAAACTTGTTTGCGCAACTCTTGTCAACTCATATTATTTGATCTCAAAAACTGGAGTTTTGCTACACATCCAGATTTTCCTCACTCTGGGGACGTTCATAATCATATGGCTGCTCCTAAGCCCTATGCCAAATCATCCAAAAGTATATTCAAAGCATGTGACAGGAGAACTGAAATAAGCAATTAATCTTACTCATCAGTCCCTGATCAGAATTACTGGAATTCATGTCAGACTTATGTTTAAGTGCATTTCACAAGCCAAAAGAAGTGGTCAAAAGAGAAGAAATACCTGATCGTAAAGCGCAATACAAACAATCTCATACTCTTGTTCAagctttgatttcttctcattgaaactgctttccagtttGGTTTGCTCACTCTACATATAACACAAGTAACCGAGACTAATGAATAATATTTggcaaagaagaagagaatgaaagcTTACTCTTGATTCTACAGATATTTGAAGCGGAAACTGGTTTAATAGTAAATTTAAATATAGCGTGCGACTACTTGAATATTTCGCAAATTAAAAAACAACGAACCTCGAGCTTTTTAAAGCCTCAATACGCTCATCAAAATCTTCAACGGCTTCACCATGAACAGCTTCTCCGGTGTACCACGAAACAGCATGTGGGATGATAACATCACGAATCTTTTCACTTTATGAAAAACAGCACAGATGATGAACATCACATATTCAATCAGACAAAAAATCAAATATTCTCAGTAAACGATAAAAATGAACTTACCCAATCTCAAATTTTTGAATCAATTGGAAGTCGATTTCCTCGGTCATTTCTTGGTCAATCACAGTTTTACCGTCAACAGTTTTACCCTTATGATGAACCACATCCTCAAACAAATTGAAAAAACTTGAAACGAATTCAGTCTTGATAAAGCTCCTATGGCTTGGCATCTCCTCTACCTCCATTTTCTCTTTATTAACAATGTGATGCGTAACTTTTGGAGAGGCAGTGGGAGGTTTATACGCCTTGTTCACTGGCACTCGTGTCAGGTCAATCAAAAACCCTTCTTTCCAACATATGTTATCCCTGCACAAGATGACACAAATTCCAACTATGGCAATAAGAATCCAAAGGCCAGTAACGCATATTCACTCACTCCAAAAGAAGATGAAACTCATGAAtcattgttcaaatcaagatTACAAAGAGATGAAGCACGTGCCAACACACTCAAATCCATGGCAATAAATCATAGTGGTATTAGCACACCGACGTGGTGAGTACTTTATTAGATTAGGTGCTGTTGGAACACCACCAAGATATGCATGGATGGTTCTAGATACTGGTTCTGACGTACCATAGATTCAATGCCAACCTTGTAAAAAATGACTTTCTTTTATCAATATCAATATGCAACAAGAGCCAGGCAGAAAAAGATTCAACAAGAACATGCAACTGGTAGTCAGGTCAATATGGTGTCCAAAGTCGACATTAATCATCGAGTACAGCCCTTCTAACACAAAAGTATATGGTACTCAATAAAGTTACTGGTACGTCTGTATCTAGAGTGAGGAGTACAAGTTGGACTAATGAAAGGACTTGGACCAGTTCCAACAATTTCTGGTCCCCATAAATCCAATCACAAATAAACTCAAGCGGAGAAATTTAGATGCTCATCAAGTTGAAATAAAAAGTTTTTATAAAAAATTTTATACTAACTTAAAGGAGTAACTCAAACTTACCCTATGATTTCTGATTGATCCTTCTTGTCTTTAGTAAATTGCACCCTGAGTTCAGGATTGGTGAAGTGGGAGTTTTCAGTAAAATGAAAAATAAGCTCAAACCCCTCCTTTATTGTTTTGGTATCGTCCTCCTCGGTTGTTGCAGTGGTATCATCCTTGGCTGCTGCATCGGTATCATCCTCGAATATCTGAACTCAAACATTCATAAATAAAATCAAATACAATGTGAAATCCGAAACatttatgcctcaaaacaggttagAGCATAACAATATGTAATTACCTCTGATGAATTTAACACTGCAATGATCTTTACTAGTTCGATGTTAACAAGAGAAGATAGAGCAATGATATCGTACTTGGATATCtgaattcaaaaattaataaacAAAATGTGAATCTGAACCAGTTAAGCCTTAAAATAAGTTAGAATATTGTAATTACCTTgctttgagaaaaataataataattacctcTGGGTTTAGTGGTGAATTTAACATTGTGGGGTTCAGTCCTTGGTGCAAAGTTTGACTAAAGGTCAAACTTTATCTAGTGCAAACTTGATTCTAAAGTTTAGGAATTTAAGAGCCAAGTTAGGAAAAATAGCTTGCTCCTAAAGTTAAGATTT
Coding sequences within:
- the LOC113331720 gene encoding uncharacterized protein LOC113331720, with amino-acid sequence MEVEEMPSHRSFIKTEFVSSFFNLFEDVVHHKGKTVDGKTVIDQEMTEEIDFQLIQKFEIGEKIRDVIIPHAVSWYTGEAVHGEAVEDFDERIEALKSSRVSKPNWKAVSMRRNQSLNKSMRLFVLRFTIREMNILNKFLISGWMPCGERIFLQIISQNATRKLCYIFKMLDASRLPTVSS